Proteins found in one Anopheles aquasalis chromosome 3, idAnoAquaMG_Q_19, whole genome shotgun sequence genomic segment:
- the LOC126578878 gene encoding lateral signaling target protein 2 homolog — protein MCTLATLASSRATTTTGFASGRMGLDALQHRQGSAGSAGSGGDSGGDSLGTSPTALHWYYLANLDTLSSDSLQSSKLFPPTVWAGGESIHSRLTRARSPTATRHEERSTQDDEDDEDRPDSPLLADELAELCDQFVDLGLFSGYNGDGGGFQAPGFGAHTSSLGNNHVGSHLYGVLSTRPRDHGLALSGASYGRAVSPSRTGHLPASKPQLPLTRPSLQQHHPQQQQQQQQQYYHHHHQQPLHSGVAGGLGSAHLACQHYQHDAFEHHHHHHHHHLPSHHHHQNVIPALHSPPAHSTLQQQQLQNGNGSKYSKVPPVNYLCHLCFKKGHYIRDCPQARPKAEGKTPYQGKKRCFGEYKCPKCKRKWMSGNSWANHGQECIKCHINVYPHKQRPLEKPDGLDVSDQSKVHPQMLCEKCKTLGYYCRRIQ, from the exons ATGTGCACACTGGCAACACTAGCGAGCTCccgggcaacaacaacaacaggcttTGCGAGCGGAAGGATGGGCTTGGACGCACTGCAGCACAGACAGGGAAGTGCGGGCAGTGCCGGTAGTGGGGGTGATTCGGGTGGCGACAGTCTTGGCACGTCTCCCACGGCCCTACACTGGTACTATCTGGCCAACTTGGATACACTTTCGAGCGATTCGCTACAG AGCTCGAAACTGTTCCCACCGACTGTCTGGGCTGGAGGGGAGTCTATCCATTCGCGACTCACCAGGGCCAGATCACCAACGGCGACGAGACACGAAGAACGTTCCACGcaagacgacgaggatgatgaggatcgtCCGGATTCGCCATTGTTGGCCGACGAGCTAGCGGAGCTGTGCGACCAGTTCGTTGATCTGGGACTGTTCTCCGGATacaatggtgatggtggtggattccAGGCGCCAGGATTCGGTGCACATACGAGCAGCCTCGGTAACAATCATGTTGGTTCCCACCTGTACGGTGTCCTTTCGACTCGACCGAGAGACCATGGATTAGCATTAAGTGGTGCAAGCTATGGACGAGCGGTTTCACCTTCGCGTACCGGCCATCTTCCAGCATCGAAGCCGCAACTGCCACTGACGCGGCCATccttgcagcaacatcatcctcagcagcagcagcagcagcagcagcagtactaccaccatcatcatcaacaacccTTGCATTCGGGAGTAGCTGGTGGGCTGGGCAGTGCGCATCTTGCCTGTCAGCATTATCAGCACGATGCCTTtgagcatcaccaccatcatcatcatcatcacttgccgtcgcatcatcatcaccagaacGTGATTCCAGCGCTTCACTCGCCGCCGGCACATTCtacattgcagcagcagcagctacagaaTGGAAATGGCAGCAAGTACAGCAAGGTGCCTCCGGTGAACTATCTGTGCCATTTGTGTTTCAAGAAGGGACACTACATACGCGACTGTCCTCAG GCTCGCCCGAAAGCGGAAGGGAAAACACCGTACCAGGGCAAGAAGCGTTGCTTCGGCGAGTACAAGTGTCCCAAGTGTAAGCGAAAGTGGATGTCGGGCAACTCGTGGGCAAACCATGGCCAGGAGTGCATCAAGTGTCACATCAACGTGTATCCGCACAAACAG CGTCCTCTGGAGAAACCGGACGGGTTGGATGTGTCGGATCAATCGAAGGTCCATCCACAGATGTTGTGTGAGAAGTGCAAAACGCTCGGTTACTATTGCCGAAGAATACAGTag